A region from the Leptospirillum ferriphilum genome encodes:
- the lnt gene encoding apolipoprotein N-acyltransferase has product MKNSLFIPLLAGTFLGFLFQNHSLSHALWWLSPVVFSPLWQEERSSFGKSFGKGFLFGLAMNMAGLFWLVTTMVHYGHIPVFLAVFGDVLLSAYMALYSGVFWSGTIYFREKIPVWALPPVAAALWTVLEGFRGILFTGFPWNPLGSLLFGHFPFLGMAALTGTTGLSFFIVLAGGILGELLHRIRKEGSFRTTLSWGLSFGLLVSVWAFAGHLALQGFTEKKPPVPIGLIQGNIPQDQKWTAAFLKQAVDGYLDLSQKALSKGAKLLFWPETALPVVWNAPPTALLPTVKQVESLPVPLVTGTLGVIRTRDETGYAFTNEAVLFSGTGKAVQSYRKRHLVPFGEYIPLPWLFGWLRPMTGITGDMRSGTKGVLFDVFTGDQILRLAPFICYEALYPSLVREMSLKGPDFLVVLSDDAWFGASDAPYQLFRQSLLRAIENGIPLIRVANTGLSGVMEPDGSVLGKTSLFTRQEVTISLHQKRRTTFYRLHGEWVFRLSLLAILCLLAGAPLLRATEQSSERTVP; this is encoded by the coding sequence TTGAAGAATTCCCTGTTCATTCCTCTTCTTGCCGGTACATTCCTGGGGTTTTTGTTTCAGAACCATTCCCTGTCGCATGCGCTCTGGTGGCTTTCTCCGGTGGTTTTCTCCCCTTTATGGCAGGAGGAAAGGAGCTCTTTCGGGAAGTCTTTCGGAAAAGGGTTCCTTTTCGGACTGGCCATGAATATGGCCGGATTGTTCTGGCTGGTCACGACGATGGTGCATTATGGTCATATTCCTGTTTTCCTCGCCGTCTTCGGGGATGTTCTTCTGTCGGCCTATATGGCTCTATACTCGGGAGTGTTCTGGTCCGGTACCATCTATTTTCGAGAGAAAATTCCGGTCTGGGCCCTTCCTCCTGTTGCCGCCGCGTTGTGGACGGTCCTGGAAGGCTTCCGGGGAATTCTTTTTACCGGCTTTCCCTGGAACCCTCTGGGATCCCTTTTGTTTGGCCATTTTCCGTTTCTGGGAATGGCGGCCCTGACCGGAACGACCGGACTCTCCTTTTTCATCGTTTTGGCGGGAGGAATTCTCGGCGAACTGTTGCATCGAATCCGGAAAGAGGGGTCGTTCCGGACGACTTTGTCCTGGGGCCTTTCCTTTGGACTTCTCGTTTCGGTCTGGGCATTTGCCGGACATCTTGCGCTGCAGGGATTCACGGAAAAGAAGCCCCCTGTTCCAATCGGCCTGATTCAGGGAAATATCCCCCAGGATCAAAAGTGGACCGCTGCCTTCCTGAAGCAGGCGGTTGACGGCTATCTTGATCTCAGCCAAAAAGCGCTTTCCAAAGGAGCAAAATTACTTTTCTGGCCGGAAACCGCTCTTCCCGTTGTCTGGAATGCCCCGCCAACCGCACTTCTGCCGACGGTGAAACAGGTGGAGTCCCTGCCGGTTCCTCTGGTGACAGGAACGCTGGGCGTCATCCGGACCAGGGATGAAACGGGATACGCATTTACAAATGAGGCTGTTTTGTTTTCCGGAACAGGAAAGGCAGTCCAGAGTTACCGAAAAAGACACCTGGTTCCCTTTGGGGAGTATATTCCGCTTCCCTGGCTCTTCGGCTGGCTTCGGCCGATGACCGGGATCACCGGAGACATGCGTTCCGGAACAAAGGGAGTCTTGTTCGACGTTTTCACGGGAGACCAGATTCTCCGGCTGGCTCCTTTTATCTGTTATGAAGCGCTCTATCCCTCTCTTGTGCGGGAAATGTCTCTCAAAGGTCCCGATTTTCTCGTTGTTCTCTCGGATGATGCCTGGTTCGGAGCCTCCGACGCTCCTTACCAGCTGTTCCGTCAGTCTCTTCTCCGGGCAATCGAAAACGGCATCCCCCTGATCCGGGTTGCCAATACGGGATTGTCCGGGGTCATGGAGCCGGACGGGAGCGTCCTGGGAAAGACTTCACTTTTTACCCGCCAGGAGGTTACAATTTCCCTCCATCAGAAACGGCGGACAACGTTTTACCGTCTTCACGGGGAATGGGTCTTTCGACTTTCCCTCCTTGCCATCCTGTGTCTTCTTGCCGGGGCTCCCCTTTTGAGGGCAACGGAACAATCATCAGAAAGGACTGTCCCATGA
- a CDS encoding cupin domain-containing protein — MPEKVSSPLSVSRTAQELIHLLNLSEHPEGGHFREIYRSAPDMHHPQLGLRPGVTIIHYLLQKGERSLFHRIRSEEVWQFVTGAPLELLTLSPDCSTIRTESLSLEAPGRSFFSIPPGVWQAARTSGDYSLVLCTVSPGFFFSDLEFLSFSDPQIESLGEEQRIRIEPYLRIH; from the coding sequence ATGCCTGAAAAGGTGTCGTCTCCCCTTTCCGTCAGCAGGACGGCTCAAGAACTGATCCATCTTCTGAACCTGTCGGAACACCCGGAAGGAGGACATTTCCGGGAGATCTACCGGTCTGCCCCGGACATGCATCACCCGCAACTGGGGCTCCGTCCCGGGGTCACCATCATTCACTATCTTCTCCAAAAGGGTGAACGGAGTCTCTTCCACCGGATCCGGTCGGAGGAAGTCTGGCAATTTGTCACGGGAGCGCCACTGGAACTCCTGACACTGTCCCCAGACTGTTCGACCATCCGGACAGAATCCCTGTCTCTGGAAGCCCCCGGACGTTCTTTCTTTTCCATACCTCCAGGCGTCTGGCAGGCCGCCCGGACGTCGGGCGATTATTCTCTTGTCCTCTGTACCGTTTCACCGGGATTTTTCTTTTCGGATCTCGAGTTTCTCTCATTTTCCGATCCGCAAATAGAATCTCTGGGAGAAGAACAGAGAATCCGGATTGAACCGTATCTGCGAATACACTGA
- a CDS encoding GNAT family N-acetyltransferase, producing the protein MVQFVLAQPSMAPILARMWKSLLEEESPPLVEAGKSGEASCAETVRRMLEDPQRCAGFVAVDAGEVVGFILGYTYKRPYGEPSDVGQILHWYVEPSHRGAGIGEGLYDRLWNWFSSRNVGIVEVMACDGPVREKAWTSRGFVPALRVYATRMGPQKEKT; encoded by the coding sequence ATGGTCCAGTTTGTTCTCGCCCAACCATCCATGGCACCGATTCTTGCCAGAATGTGGAAAAGTCTTCTGGAAGAGGAGTCCCCGCCTCTTGTGGAGGCAGGCAAGAGCGGGGAAGCTTCCTGTGCAGAAACCGTTCGCCGGATGCTTGAAGATCCCCAGCGTTGCGCAGGGTTTGTCGCAGTGGACGCGGGGGAGGTCGTGGGTTTTATTCTCGGGTACACCTACAAGCGTCCTTACGGAGAACCATCCGATGTGGGACAGATTCTTCACTGGTATGTGGAGCCATCACATCGGGGAGCCGGCATCGGAGAAGGCCTTTATGATCGGCTCTGGAATTGGTTTTCCTCCCGAAACGTCGGCATTGTAGAAGTGATGGCATGCGATGGGCCCGTTCGGGAAAAAGCCTGGACATCCCGGGGGTTTGTTCCAGCCTTGCGGGTGTATGCAACCCGGATGGGGCCCCAAAAAGAGAAAACCTGA
- the prfB gene encoding peptide chain release factor 2 (programmed frameshift), with product MTEHTIESLREIFDGEKQRVSQIRRHLDADRLKVTLEQIDAQSQSPEFWKDSDRARKMLREKSRLEKRLSLIQGIDREDADIRALFELASDPDFLAELSRRVPEFSESVKAFELEEILSEAKSDNPAFLEIHPGAGGTESQDWAQMLLRMYIRWAERHGMTVEVIDIQSGEEAGIKSATILVRGEHAFGYLMSESGIHRLVRISPFDANKRRHTSFTSVFVYPELEDDVPVEIRDEDIRIDTFRASSAGGQHVNKTSSAIRLTHLPTGIVISSQNERSQLQNREMAFKVLRAKLYELEEKRKKEELDKISGAQNKKDIGWGHQIRSYVLQPYQLIKDHRTGLETGKVSEVLDGDLDMFIRGYLLARWNGTLGTGAPESDELDG from the exons ATGACCGAACACACGATCGAATCCTTGCGTGAAATTTTTGATGGGGAAAAACAGAGGGTTTCCCAGATCCGGAGGCATCTT GACGCAGACCGCCTGAAAGTCACGCTCGAACAGATCGATGCCCAGTCGCAGTCACCCGAGTTCTGGAAAGATTCCGACAGGGCCAGGAAAATGCTCCGGGAAAAAAGCCGTCTCGAAAAAAGGCTTTCCCTGATTCAGGGAATCGACAGAGAGGATGCCGATATCCGCGCCCTGTTCGAACTGGCGTCGGATCCGGATTTTCTGGCAGAGCTTTCGCGGCGCGTTCCGGAGTTCTCCGAATCCGTCAAGGCCTTCGAGCTTGAGGAGATCCTTTCTGAAGCCAAGTCCGACAATCCCGCGTTTCTGGAAATCCACCCGGGCGCCGGCGGAACAGAATCCCAGGACTGGGCGCAGATGCTTCTCCGGATGTACATTCGCTGGGCAGAACGGCACGGGATGACGGTCGAAGTGATCGACATCCAGTCCGGAGAAGAGGCGGGGATCAAGAGCGCGACCATTCTTGTCCGGGGAGAGCATGCGTTCGGCTACCTCATGTCGGAGTCGGGGATTCACCGCCTGGTCCGGATTTCTCCCTTTGATGCCAACAAGCGCCGCCATACGTCCTTTACGTCTGTCTTTGTCTACCCGGAGCTGGAAGACGACGTTCCGGTGGAGATTCGGGACGAAGATATCCGCATCGATACCTTTCGCGCCTCCTCCGCCGGAGGGCAGCACGTGAACAAGACCTCCTCCGCCATCCGTCTGACCCATCTTCCGACGGGCATCGTCATCTCGAGCCAGAACGAGCGCTCCCAGCTGCAGAACCGGGAAATGGCCTTCAAGGTGTTGCGGGCCAAGCTCTATGAGCTCGAGGAAAAGCGCAAAAAGGAGGAGCTCGACAAAATTTCGGGGGCGCAGAACAAGAAGGATATCGGTTGGGGGCATCAGATCCGGTCCTATGTCCTTCAGCCCTATCAGTTGATCAAGGATCACCGCACCGGACTGGAAACGGGAAAGGTGTCGGAGGTTCTCGACGGAGATCTGGACATGTTTATCCGGGGATATCTGCTTGCCCGCTGGAACGGAACCCTGGGCACCGGTGCCCCCGAATCGGACGAACTGGACGGGTGA
- a CDS encoding DUF815 domain-containing protein: MDPSSLFRNALEMDVDAFRVLSREQESPSLFPVRHPRAVPREGLIGLASPLSTLQKNFDSFQDNLSPVSTLVHGFRGTGKTSMVLEAWRETNRKHARKKIPCCRLVQVDREGIPYLLPLIDVFSDRREYFLLFFDDLYFPAEDPHFHQFRAFLDGGIAMLPENTGLVVTSNHRHLVSESFSRREDALNPGETRDDSLALWDRFGLSLSMTEPSLETYLDIVIAKCIDRNILPAGTHRPEIRIDDTPGQAPLSAPSRSLEGIVERARKFSLLRASRSGRTAQWFVDLLERGILDIQEKEDA; the protein is encoded by the coding sequence ATGGATCCCTCCTCACTCTTCAGAAACGCTCTCGAAATGGATGTGGACGCCTTCCGGGTCCTTTCCAGGGAACAGGAAAGTCCGAGTCTTTTTCCGGTACGCCACCCGCGTGCTGTCCCAAGAGAAGGGCTGATTGGACTCGCTTCCCCATTGTCGACGTTACAGAAAAACTTCGACAGCTTTCAGGACAATCTGTCTCCGGTGTCGACGCTCGTTCACGGATTCCGTGGTACGGGAAAAACCTCCATGGTTCTTGAAGCATGGAGAGAGACGAACAGAAAACATGCCCGCAAAAAAATTCCCTGTTGCCGTCTGGTCCAGGTGGACCGGGAAGGAATTCCCTACCTTCTTCCCCTGATCGACGTCTTCTCCGACCGCAGGGAATACTTCCTGCTGTTTTTTGATGACCTGTACTTTCCTGCCGAAGACCCTCATTTTCACCAGTTCCGGGCTTTTCTGGACGGAGGCATTGCGATGCTGCCGGAAAACACGGGTCTTGTCGTCACATCGAATCACCGTCATCTTGTTTCCGAATCCTTTTCCCGGCGGGAAGATGCCTTGAATCCGGGGGAAACAAGAGACGACAGCCTTGCTCTCTGGGACAGATTCGGTCTGAGTCTGAGCATGACAGAGCCGTCCCTGGAAACCTACCTGGATATCGTCATCGCCAAGTGTATCGACCGGAACATCCTCCCGGCGGGAACACACCGGCCGGAGATCCGGATCGACGATACCCCGGGACAAGCACCTCTCTCCGCTCCTTCCCGATCATTGGAGGGGATTGTCGAAAGGGCACGCAAATTCTCCCTGCTTCGGGCTTCCCGCTCCGGACGCACTGCCCAATGGTTCGTCGATCTTCTCGAAAGAGGGATTCTGGATATCCAGGAAAAAGAGGATGCCTGA
- a CDS encoding ATP-dependent DNA ligase codes for MATSIDRICDCLQVLEGLTGRIEMAQEMGSFLGILENPERAPFIYLVQGQLAPPFRGGETGMSTKLVLRAIGLALEKAEIPLTSSPEKKLEELGDMGNLVEHLFSGRQGESLPFLDVFQTLENLALRGGEGSQEEKIRELATLFLKISPLSSRFVARFVVGKLRLGVGDATIIDALAHWQGGKPAKPPIENGYNLCSDLGRIATLLGSDGLDAVRQLRPSPGFPIRMALCERLSSGEEIFEKIGPCAVESKYDGFRCQVHTDGTNVQIFSRNLEETTTMFPEIVEGTRALFGNRTAIFEGEALGYNAETGGYHPFQVTITRKRKHNVKEKSDEVPLKMLVFDLMYLDGESWLDFPFLERRRKMESLFPTRIFSVEEEETAPSGVFGTSRLIMADHPSTIDLFFDEVLEEGFEGIIAKRKEGAYTAGSRNFNWIKLKRSYKDALSDTLDLVIIGFYRGKGQRTRLGIGAILTAAYDREQDKFVSIARIGSGLTEAQWITLRAMLEESTLPQRPPSVLSDIQPEYWVEPKFVVRVRADDITRSPQHMCGRREGEEEGYALRFPRMTGEPRADKNPLDATTVLEIKNLYQKQKNLLVRHRPTTGDT; via the coding sequence TTGGCGACTTCCATTGACAGGATATGCGACTGTCTTCAGGTTCTGGAGGGTCTGACCGGTCGCATCGAAATGGCGCAGGAAATGGGCTCTTTTCTTGGAATCCTCGAGAATCCCGAAAGAGCGCCCTTCATCTACCTGGTACAGGGCCAGCTCGCTCCGCCTTTTCGGGGAGGAGAGACCGGAATGTCGACAAAACTGGTTCTCCGTGCCATCGGGCTCGCCTTGGAAAAGGCGGAGATCCCGCTGACCTCCTCCCCGGAAAAAAAACTGGAAGAGCTGGGAGACATGGGGAATCTTGTGGAGCACCTGTTTTCGGGAAGACAGGGGGAATCCCTTCCCTTCCTGGATGTTTTTCAGACTCTGGAAAACCTGGCCCTGCGTGGAGGAGAAGGCTCTCAGGAAGAGAAGATCCGGGAACTCGCGACCCTGTTTCTGAAGATCTCGCCGCTGTCCTCCCGCTTTGTGGCACGTTTTGTTGTCGGCAAGCTTCGGCTCGGGGTGGGGGATGCCACAATTATCGACGCTCTCGCTCACTGGCAAGGGGGAAAACCTGCGAAACCACCCATCGAGAACGGATATAACCTCTGTTCAGACCTGGGACGGATCGCGACTCTCCTTGGCTCGGATGGACTTGATGCCGTCCGGCAACTCCGCCCGTCTCCGGGATTTCCCATCCGGATGGCTCTCTGCGAACGACTGTCCTCCGGAGAGGAAATTTTTGAAAAGATCGGCCCTTGTGCGGTTGAAAGCAAATATGACGGATTTCGTTGCCAGGTCCATACGGATGGCACCAACGTTCAGATCTTTTCCCGAAATCTCGAAGAGACCACGACGATGTTTCCCGAAATCGTCGAGGGTACCCGCGCTCTTTTTGGAAACCGGACGGCGATCTTTGAAGGTGAGGCCCTTGGATACAACGCCGAAACGGGCGGATACCATCCGTTCCAGGTGACCATCACGCGGAAGCGGAAACACAATGTCAAGGAAAAGTCCGATGAAGTCCCGCTCAAGATGCTTGTGTTCGACCTGATGTATCTGGACGGAGAAAGCTGGCTCGACTTCCCTTTTCTCGAACGCCGGCGCAAGATGGAATCCCTTTTTCCGACGAGGATATTTTCCGTCGAGGAGGAAGAAACAGCTCCATCGGGTGTGTTTGGCACATCCCGTCTGATCATGGCGGACCATCCGTCGACAATCGATCTGTTTTTCGATGAAGTTCTTGAGGAGGGCTTCGAAGGCATCATCGCAAAGAGAAAGGAAGGGGCCTATACGGCGGGTTCCCGGAACTTCAACTGGATCAAGCTCAAAAGAAGCTACAAGGACGCTCTCTCCGATACGCTCGACCTGGTCATCATCGGATTTTACCGGGGGAAGGGTCAGAGGACACGGCTGGGAATCGGCGCCATCCTGACCGCGGCCTACGACAGGGAGCAGGACAAGTTTGTCTCCATTGCACGCATCGGCTCCGGTCTCACGGAAGCCCAGTGGATCACTCTTCGGGCAATGCTGGAGGAATCCACCCTTCCCCAAAGGCCCCCTTCGGTCCTGAGCGACATCCAGCCGGAATACTGGGTCGAGCCCAAGTTTGTGGTCCGTGTCCGGGCGGATGATATCACCCGCTCCCCCCAGCACATGTGCGGACGACGGGAGGGGGAAGAAGAAGGATACGCCCTGCGCTTCCCCCGGATGACCGGAGAACCACGGGCGGACAAGAACCCTCTCGACGCAACGACGGTTCTGGAAATTAAAAATCTTTACCAGAAGCAGAAAAATCTTCTCGTTCGCCACCGCCCGACAACCGGTGACACTTAA
- a CDS encoding LON peptidase substrate-binding domain-containing protein: MKLTIPLFPLPNVVLFPKTLRPLHIFEPRYRALVSEAIRTDSLVGMVLLKEGWEAQYDQSPPIEKIGCLGRIIQSNRLSDGRYYITLLGLSTFSLEKELEHPVFRRGEVSINESFSDAPLTSAEFDRLSQSLEETLTLLDLNRELSWIRDSTLDPEALVHHWSAFLPFTPEERQFLLESPTIKSQAGRLFDLLLFKRSEHDESQQAGNSESSSFEPYL; encoded by the coding sequence ATGAAACTGACGATTCCACTTTTTCCGCTTCCCAACGTGGTTCTTTTTCCAAAGACACTCCGGCCTCTTCATATCTTCGAACCCCGTTACCGCGCCCTGGTTTCCGAAGCGATCCGGACGGACAGCCTGGTCGGAATGGTCCTTCTGAAAGAAGGATGGGAAGCCCAATACGACCAATCGCCTCCAATCGAAAAGATTGGCTGTCTCGGCCGGATCATCCAGAGCAACCGTCTTTCCGACGGCCGTTACTATATCACCCTTCTCGGCCTCTCGACTTTTTCCCTCGAAAAGGAACTTGAACACCCTGTTTTTCGCCGGGGAGAGGTGTCCATCAATGAGTCTTTTTCGGACGCCCCCCTGACTTCTGCGGAATTCGACCGCCTTTCCCAGTCTCTTGAAGAGACGTTGACCCTTCTTGACCTCAACCGGGAACTCTCCTGGATCCGGGATTCCACACTCGACCCGGAAGCGCTTGTCCACCACTGGTCGGCGTTTCTTCCTTTTACTCCTGAAGAGCGTCAGTTTCTTCTTGAGTCTCCCACGATCAAAAGCCAGGCGGGACGGCTTTTCGATCTGCTCCTCTTCAAACGGAGCGAGCACGATGAAAGCCAGCAGGCGGGAAACTCGGAGTCCAGCTCCTTTGAACCGTATCTTTAA
- the guaA gene encoding glutamine-hydrolyzing GMP synthase: protein MSLITPDPVIILDFGSQLTQNIARRVRELEIYSEVHPPFETADQIRSRNPLAIILSGGPSSVFDPEAPTVDPGIFYLGIPVLGICYGMQLMAHLLGGKVEPAEIREYGVTPFLAEKGTGAPWNALGEKSPVLMSHGDSILSLPSGFQKTGRTGTTPIAAMENRDRNLYGVQFHPEVTQTLQGIPFLKSFLTDIAGIRPNWTLSGYIDREIDHIQNTVGKEFLICALSGGIDSTVTALLCHKALGDRFQAFYVDNGLMRMGESEQIVRDLKELALPLKPVDAGKIFLDRLKGVKDPERKRKIIGKTFIDVFWSEAMTLPVRPRFLAQGTLYPDVIESISHKGPSSMIKSHHNVGGLPKKNPFQLVEPLRDLFKDEVRRMGLKLGLPDSFIHKQPFPGPGLAIRIIGSITPERLRVVRESDRIVRDVLSGNEISRSLWQYFAVLLPIQSVGVMGDQRTYENVIAIRAVSSQDGMTADVADLSHSLLAELSHRIIAEVRGVNRVVYDISPKPPSTIEWE, encoded by the coding sequence ATGTCACTCATAACACCTGATCCGGTCATTATTCTGGATTTCGGATCCCAGCTGACACAAAATATCGCCCGCCGCGTTCGCGAACTTGAAATCTATTCAGAAGTTCATCCTCCGTTTGAAACAGCTGACCAGATCCGGAGCCGAAATCCTCTGGCCATTATTCTTTCGGGCGGGCCGTCTTCTGTCTTTGATCCGGAAGCGCCCACCGTGGATCCCGGTATTTTTTATCTCGGGATTCCCGTTCTCGGAATTTGCTACGGGATGCAGCTCATGGCCCACCTCCTGGGGGGAAAAGTCGAACCGGCAGAAATCCGGGAGTATGGTGTCACCCCCTTTTTGGCAGAAAAAGGGACCGGGGCCCCCTGGAATGCCTTGGGAGAGAAGTCTCCTGTTCTGATGAGCCATGGAGACTCCATTTTATCCCTGCCGTCCGGTTTTCAGAAAACCGGAAGAACGGGCACGACCCCGATCGCAGCCATGGAAAATCGCGATCGCAATCTTTACGGGGTGCAGTTCCATCCGGAAGTGACACAAACCCTCCAGGGGATTCCTTTTCTGAAGTCTTTTCTGACAGATATCGCCGGAATTCGTCCAAACTGGACGTTGTCCGGTTATATCGACCGCGAAATCGATCATATTCAGAACACTGTTGGAAAAGAGTTTCTCATCTGCGCCCTTTCGGGAGGCATCGACTCCACGGTGACGGCCCTCCTTTGCCACAAGGCGCTGGGAGACAGATTTCAGGCGTTTTATGTCGACAACGGATTGATGCGAATGGGCGAATCCGAACAGATTGTCCGGGATTTGAAAGAACTCGCTTTGCCCCTGAAGCCGGTCGATGCCGGGAAGATTTTTCTGGACCGTCTGAAGGGCGTCAAGGATCCGGAAAGGAAAAGGAAGATCATCGGAAAAACCTTTATCGATGTCTTCTGGTCAGAAGCCATGACACTTCCCGTGAGGCCCCGGTTCCTGGCACAGGGAACGCTCTACCCCGATGTGATCGAAAGCATTTCTCACAAAGGGCCTTCCAGCATGATCAAATCCCATCACAATGTGGGCGGTCTTCCAAAAAAGAATCCTTTCCAGCTTGTCGAACCCCTGAGAGATCTGTTCAAGGACGAAGTGCGCCGCATGGGTCTCAAGCTGGGCCTCCCGGATTCCTTTATCCACAAGCAGCCTTTTCCCGGCCCCGGGCTTGCAATCCGGATCATTGGCAGCATCACCCCCGAACGGCTCCGGGTTGTCCGGGAATCGGACCGCATTGTCCGGGACGTTCTCTCCGGGAATGAAATCTCACGAAGCCTTTGGCAATATTTTGCCGTTCTCCTTCCCATCCAGTCGGTGGGTGTGATGGGTGACCAGCGAACCTACGAAAACGTGATTGCCATCCGGGCCGTTTCGAGCCAGGACGGCATGACTGCCGATGTCGCAGACCTTTCTCATTCCCTCCTCGCAGAGCTCTCCCATCGCATCATTGCCGAGGTCAGGGGGGTGAACCGGGTCGTTTATGATATTTCCCCGAAACCCCCCAGCACCATCGAATGGGAGTAG
- the guaB gene encoding IMP dehydrogenase, producing MLDEQIPLGLTFDDVILIPQYSELLPHEVETRIQLTPGITLNIPIISSAMDTVTEARLAIALAREGGIGIIHRALSPDEQAHEVDKVKKSESGMITDPITIRPDQTVREALNIMATYRISGIPVIKNRKLVGIVTNRDLRFEMDGNRKVSDVMTSRKLVTAPVGTTLEAAKELFQKHHIEKLPVVDENNELQGLITIKDIEKKIKYPNSSKDHKGRLIVGAAVGVGEGAIERARLLVKSQVDLLVVDTAHGHSKAVLQTVRTLKETFPRLPLMAGNIATGEAADALIKAGVDILKVGVGPGSICTTRIVAGAGVPQLTAISNVSRVSRKKGVHVVADGGIKYSGDITKALASGASAVMLGSLFAGTEESPGETVLFQGRSYKTYRGMGSIGAMERGGADRYGQDASSRKLVPEGIEGRVPHKGKLADLVYQLAGGLRSGMGYCGCRTIPELQEKARFVRISSAGLRESHVHDVIITKEAPNYRQDWEEV from the coding sequence GTGCTGGATGAACAAATACCCTTGGGGCTGACTTTTGACGACGTCATTCTCATTCCCCAGTACTCCGAATTGCTGCCTCACGAAGTTGAAACCCGCATCCAGCTCACACCTGGCATTACTCTGAATATTCCGATCATTTCATCCGCCATGGACACGGTGACCGAAGCCAGGCTCGCGATCGCGCTGGCCCGGGAAGGAGGGATCGGGATTATTCACAGGGCCCTTTCACCGGATGAACAGGCGCACGAGGTCGACAAGGTCAAGAAATCGGAATCCGGCATGATTACCGACCCGATCACGATCCGCCCGGATCAGACTGTCCGGGAAGCCCTGAATATCATGGCCACCTATCGAATCTCCGGCATTCCCGTGATCAAAAACCGGAAACTCGTCGGTATCGTTACCAACCGGGATCTTCGCTTCGAGATGGATGGAAACCGGAAGGTATCCGATGTCATGACCAGCCGGAAACTTGTCACGGCCCCTGTGGGAACGACACTCGAAGCGGCGAAGGAACTCTTCCAGAAACACCACATTGAAAAACTGCCCGTCGTTGATGAAAACAATGAATTGCAGGGCCTGATCACCATCAAGGATATCGAAAAAAAGATCAAGTATCCGAACTCTTCCAAAGACCACAAAGGCCGACTGATCGTTGGTGCGGCGGTGGGCGTCGGAGAGGGAGCGATTGAACGGGCCAGGCTCCTCGTCAAAAGCCAGGTCGACCTTCTGGTCGTGGATACTGCCCACGGACACTCGAAAGCTGTTCTCCAGACCGTTCGGACATTGAAGGAAACGTTCCCCCGTTTGCCCCTCATGGCAGGGAATATCGCTACCGGAGAGGCTGCCGATGCTCTCATCAAGGCAGGCGTGGATATCCTGAAAGTCGGAGTCGGACCGGGGTCCATCTGCACAACCCGGATCGTGGCGGGTGCGGGGGTCCCCCAGCTGACAGCGATTTCCAATGTCTCCCGGGTGTCCCGGAAAAAAGGCGTGCACGTCGTGGCAGATGGAGGCATCAAATACTCCGGAGATATTACGAAAGCCCTGGCTTCCGGCGCTTCTGCCGTCATGCTGGGGTCCCTGTTTGCAGGCACGGAAGAGTCTCCTGGAGAAACCGTCCTTTTTCAGGGGCGATCCTATAAGACATACCGCGGAATGGGATCCATCGGAGCCATGGAGCGAGGGGGGGCTGACCGTTACGGGCAGGATGCCTCTTCCAGAAAGCTGGTTCCGGAAGGAATTGAAGGACGTGTTCCCCACAAGGGGAAACTGGCCGACCTCGTCTATCAGCTGGCGGGAGGCTTACGGTCCGGCATGGGTTATTGTGGTTGCCGGACAATTCCCGAGCTTCAGGAAAAGGCCCGTTTTGTGCGTATCTCTTCGGCAGGACTCCGCGAAAGCCATGTCCACGACGTCATCATCACCAAGGAAGCCCCCAACTATCGCCAGGACTGGGAAGAGGTCTGA
- a CDS encoding Hsp20/alpha crystallin family protein: MKPHDIDHLFLQLVDALSRGVVPEVVFRAPGDMHWQPMTDIYETEETLVIKMELAGVHKDDISIALDGDRLIVRGHRKDDSQKKRNYRQMEINYGEFERIFSLPPGLDPESVRAEFPMGFLRITLSRIPPKPVVIIPVGEGKGGANG; this comes from the coding sequence ATGAAACCTCACGACATCGATCATCTCTTTTTGCAATTGGTGGATGCGCTTTCCCGGGGGGTCGTTCCGGAAGTGGTCTTCCGGGCCCCGGGAGACATGCACTGGCAACCCATGACGGACATCTACGAGACGGAAGAGACACTGGTCATCAAGATGGAACTGGCAGGCGTGCATAAAGACGATATTTCGATCGCCCTTGACGGAGACCGTCTGATTGTCCGCGGGCACAGGAAGGATGATTCGCAGAAAAAGCGAAACTACCGGCAGATGGAAATCAATTACGGAGAGTTCGAACGGATTTTCTCCCTGCCTCCCGGACTCGATCCGGAATCTGTCCGTGCGGAGTTTCCCATGGGCTTTCTGCGGATCACGCTCAGCCGGATTCCCCCGAAGCCGGTTGTCATCATTCCCGTGGGAGAGGGAAAAGGAGGTGCCAATGGCTGA